A region of Carassius gibelio isolate Cgi1373 ecotype wild population from Czech Republic chromosome B11, carGib1.2-hapl.c, whole genome shotgun sequence DNA encodes the following proteins:
- the LOC127968348 gene encoding equilibrative nucleoside transporter 1 isoform X3, with protein sequence MEPQVPKDKYNGVWLIFFMLGLGTLLPWNFFMTATMYFTSRLADPLSEANVSVNATEEESRSVLQAKFNNVMTLCAMVPLLVFTCLNSVLHQRIPQKIRIAGSLTAILLVFLLTAILVKVDLDPLAFFIITMIKIICINSFGAVLQGSLFGMAGLLPASYTTPIMSGQGLAGTFAAFAMICAIASGSAMHDSAFGYFITACFVISLAIASYAVLPRLAFFQYYQESQQSKADEDEENKMDLLKKDERLKSAGDDGKQTPSMLAIFKKIWVMAFSVCFAFAITIGTFPAVTVDVKSTVADGGQWGRWRRARRRRPEPSWPSSCLWVWLWERLCRLCFERSSEVSWTEMRLNEPQTEHTQNIIIIIIIIRT encoded by the exons ATGGAGCCTCAGGTGCCCAAAGACAA ATATAACGGCGTGTGGTTGATTTTCTTCATGCTGGGTTTGGGGACGCTTCTGCCGTGGAATTTCTTCATGACAGCCACTATG TATTTCACCAGTCGTCTCGCAGATCCTCTCAGTGAAGCGAATGTCTCTGTGAACGCGACTGAAGAAGAGTCGCGGAGCGTCTTACAGGCCAAGTTTAATAATGTGATGACGCTGTGTGCGATGGTTCCTCTGCTGGTCTTCACCTGCCTCAACTCAGTGCTTCACCAGAG AATTCCTCAGAAGATCCGGATCGCAGGAAGTCTGACGGCCATTCTGCTGGTGTTCCTGCTCACTGCCATCCTGGTGAAAGTAGATTTGGATCCGCTGGCGTTCTTCATCATCACCATGATTAAAATCATCTGCATTAACT CGTTCGGAGCGGTTCTTCAGGGAAGTCTGTTTGGGATGGCCGGGCTCCTGCCAGCGTCCTACACAACACCCATCATGAGCGGACAGGGGCTTGCAGGAACCTTCGCTGCTTTCGCCATGATCTGTGCCATCGCCA GTGGTTCTGCTATGCATGACAGTGCTTTTGGATACTTCATCACAGCGTGTTTCGTTATCTCTCTTGCAATCGCATCGTATGCTGTTCTTCCTAGACTG GCGTTTTTTCAGTACTATCAGGAGAGTCAGCAGAGCAAAGCAGATGAGGACGAGGAGAACAAGATGGACCTGCTGAAGAAAG ATGAGCGGCTGAAGAGCGCTGGAGACGACGGCAAACAAACACCGTCCATGCTGGCCATCTTTAAGAAG ATCTGGGTTATGGCCTTCTCTGTGTGCTTTGCCTTCGCCATCACCATCGGCACGTTTCCTGCGGTCACTGTGGACGTCAAATCTACTGTTGCTGATGGAGGACAGTGGG GAAGGTGGAGGCGAGCGAGGCGGAGACGGCCGGAGCCATCATGGCCTTCTTCCTGTCTCTGGGTCTGGCTCTGGGAGCGTCTCTGTCGTTTGTGTTTCGAGCGCTCGTCTGAAGTCTCGTGGACAGAGATGAGACTGAACGAGCCGCAGACAGAACACACtcaaaacatcatcatcatcatcatcatcatcaggacCTGA
- the LOC127968348 gene encoding equilibrative nucleoside transporter 1 isoform X1, which translates to MEPQVPKDKYNGVWLIFFMLGLGTLLPWNFFMTATMYFTSRLADPLSEANVSVNATEEESRSVLQAKFNNVMTLCAMVPLLVFTCLNSVLHQRIPQKIRIAGSLTAILLVFLLTAILVKVDLDPLAFFIITMIKIICINSFGAVLQGSLFGMAGLLPASYTTPIMSGQGLAGTFAAFAMICAIASGSAMHDSAFGYFITACFVISLAIASYAVLPRLAFFQYYQESQQSKADEDEENKMDLLKKDERLKSAGDDGKQTPSMLAIFKKIWVMAFSVCFAFAITIGTFPAVTVDVKSTVADGGQWEMYFIPVSCFLLFNVFDWLGRSLTAVWTWPGKDSKLLPGLLAARVIFVPLFMLCNVQPRHNLPVYFSHDGWFIGFMILFAFSNGYLASLCMCFGPKKVEASEAETAGAIMAFFLSLGLALGASLSFVFRALV; encoded by the exons ATGGAGCCTCAGGTGCCCAAAGACAA ATATAACGGCGTGTGGTTGATTTTCTTCATGCTGGGTTTGGGGACGCTTCTGCCGTGGAATTTCTTCATGACAGCCACTATG TATTTCACCAGTCGTCTCGCAGATCCTCTCAGTGAAGCGAATGTCTCTGTGAACGCGACTGAAGAAGAGTCGCGGAGCGTCTTACAGGCCAAGTTTAATAATGTGATGACGCTGTGTGCGATGGTTCCTCTGCTGGTCTTCACCTGCCTCAACTCAGTGCTTCACCAGAG AATTCCTCAGAAGATCCGGATCGCAGGAAGTCTGACGGCCATTCTGCTGGTGTTCCTGCTCACTGCCATCCTGGTGAAAGTAGATTTGGATCCGCTGGCGTTCTTCATCATCACCATGATTAAAATCATCTGCATTAACT CGTTCGGAGCGGTTCTTCAGGGAAGTCTGTTTGGGATGGCCGGGCTCCTGCCAGCGTCCTACACAACACCCATCATGAGCGGACAGGGGCTTGCAGGAACCTTCGCTGCTTTCGCCATGATCTGTGCCATCGCCA GTGGTTCTGCTATGCATGACAGTGCTTTTGGATACTTCATCACAGCGTGTTTCGTTATCTCTCTTGCAATCGCATCGTATGCTGTTCTTCCTAGACTG GCGTTTTTTCAGTACTATCAGGAGAGTCAGCAGAGCAAAGCAGATGAGGACGAGGAGAACAAGATGGACCTGCTGAAGAAAG ATGAGCGGCTGAAGAGCGCTGGAGACGACGGCAAACAAACACCGTCCATGCTGGCCATCTTTAAGAAG ATCTGGGTTATGGCCTTCTCTGTGTGCTTTGCCTTCGCCATCACCATCGGCACGTTTCCTGCGGTCACTGTGGACGTCAAATCTACTGTTGCTGATGGAGGACAGTGGG AGATGTACTTCATCCCAGTGTCTTGTTTCCTGTTGTTTAACGTGTTTGATTGGCTGGGTCGCAGCCTTACAGCAGTCTGGACGTGG CCCGGGAAAGACAGTAAGCTGCTGCCGGGTCTGTTAGCGGCCCGTGTGATTTTCGTCCCTCTCTTCATGCTCTGTAATGTCCAGCCTCGACACAATCTGCCCGTCTACTTCTCACACGACGGCTGGTTCATCGGCTTCATGATCCTCTTTGCCTTTTCTAATGGATATCTGGCCAGTCTGTGCATGTGCTTCGGACCCAA GAAGGTGGAGGCGAGCGAGGCGGAGACGGCCGGAGCCATCATGGCCTTCTTCCTGTCTCTGGGTCTGGCTCTGGGAGCGTCTCTGTCGTTTGTGTTTCGAGCGCTCGTCTGA
- the LOC127968357 gene encoding VIP peptides-like: protein MISLSSCQTLLLMAVCGVFCCRTLALPAISEYPGIRPDALDEDGEYDWTRDPSLHDLEAYKLLYELAKTVERPSRHADGLFTSGYSKLLGQLSAKEYLESLLAKRVSDELDVQQMPVKRHSDAVFTDNYSRYRKQMAAKKYLNSVLSGKKR from the exons ATGATTTCACTGAGCAGCTGTCAGACGCTCCTCCTGATGGCCGTCTGTGGCGTCTTCTGCTGCAGGACTCTTGCACTGCCTGCCATCTCTGAATATCCAGGCATCAG ACCAGATGCTCTGGATGAAGACGGAGAGTACGACTGGACGAGAGATCCGTCACTACATGATCTGGAGGCGTATAAACTCCTGTATGAACTCGCAAAAACCGTCGAGAG ACCATCCAGACACGCTGACGGACTGTTCACGAGCGGATACAGTAAACTGCTCGGCCAGCTGTCTGCTAAAGAATATCTGGAGTCTTTACTTGCAAAGAGAGTCAG TGATGAGCTGGATGTGCAGCAGATGCCTGTGAAGCGTCACTCAGATGCTGTCTTCACAGACAACTACAGCCGCTACCGCAAACAGATGGCAGCCAAGAAATACCTCAACTCCGTTCTGTCAGGAAAAAAGAG GTGA
- the LOC127968348 gene encoding equilibrative nucleoside transporter 1 isoform X2 — MLGLGTLLPWNFFMTATMYFTSRLADPLSEANVSVNATEEESRSVLQAKFNNVMTLCAMVPLLVFTCLNSVLHQRIPQKIRIAGSLTAILLVFLLTAILVKVDLDPLAFFIITMIKIICINSFGAVLQGSLFGMAGLLPASYTTPIMSGQGLAGTFAAFAMICAIASGSAMHDSAFGYFITACFVISLAIASYAVLPRLAFFQYYQESQQSKADEDEENKMDLLKKDERLKSAGDDGKQTPSMLAIFKKIWVMAFSVCFAFAITIGTFPAVTVDVKSTVADGGQWEMYFIPVSCFLLFNVFDWLGRSLTAVWTWPGKDSKLLPGLLAARVIFVPLFMLCNVQPRHNLPVYFSHDGWFIGFMILFAFSNGYLASLCMCFGPKKVEASEAETAGAIMAFFLSLGLALGASLSFVFRALV, encoded by the exons ATGCTGGGTTTGGGGACGCTTCTGCCGTGGAATTTCTTCATGACAGCCACTATG TATTTCACCAGTCGTCTCGCAGATCCTCTCAGTGAAGCGAATGTCTCTGTGAACGCGACTGAAGAAGAGTCGCGGAGCGTCTTACAGGCCAAGTTTAATAATGTGATGACGCTGTGTGCGATGGTTCCTCTGCTGGTCTTCACCTGCCTCAACTCAGTGCTTCACCAGAG AATTCCTCAGAAGATCCGGATCGCAGGAAGTCTGACGGCCATTCTGCTGGTGTTCCTGCTCACTGCCATCCTGGTGAAAGTAGATTTGGATCCGCTGGCGTTCTTCATCATCACCATGATTAAAATCATCTGCATTAACT CGTTCGGAGCGGTTCTTCAGGGAAGTCTGTTTGGGATGGCCGGGCTCCTGCCAGCGTCCTACACAACACCCATCATGAGCGGACAGGGGCTTGCAGGAACCTTCGCTGCTTTCGCCATGATCTGTGCCATCGCCA GTGGTTCTGCTATGCATGACAGTGCTTTTGGATACTTCATCACAGCGTGTTTCGTTATCTCTCTTGCAATCGCATCGTATGCTGTTCTTCCTAGACTG GCGTTTTTTCAGTACTATCAGGAGAGTCAGCAGAGCAAAGCAGATGAGGACGAGGAGAACAAGATGGACCTGCTGAAGAAAG ATGAGCGGCTGAAGAGCGCTGGAGACGACGGCAAACAAACACCGTCCATGCTGGCCATCTTTAAGAAG ATCTGGGTTATGGCCTTCTCTGTGTGCTTTGCCTTCGCCATCACCATCGGCACGTTTCCTGCGGTCACTGTGGACGTCAAATCTACTGTTGCTGATGGAGGACAGTGGG AGATGTACTTCATCCCAGTGTCTTGTTTCCTGTTGTTTAACGTGTTTGATTGGCTGGGTCGCAGCCTTACAGCAGTCTGGACGTGG CCCGGGAAAGACAGTAAGCTGCTGCCGGGTCTGTTAGCGGCCCGTGTGATTTTCGTCCCTCTCTTCATGCTCTGTAATGTCCAGCCTCGACACAATCTGCCCGTCTACTTCTCACACGACGGCTGGTTCATCGGCTTCATGATCCTCTTTGCCTTTTCTAATGGATATCTGGCCAGTCTGTGCATGTGCTTCGGACCCAA GAAGGTGGAGGCGAGCGAGGCGGAGACGGCCGGAGCCATCATGGCCTTCTTCCTGTCTCTGGGTCTGGCTCTGGGAGCGTCTCTGTCGTTTGTGTTTCGAGCGCTCGTCTGA